Proteins encoded by one window of Pseudomonas coleopterorum:
- a CDS encoding type II toxin-antitoxin system RelB/DinJ family antitoxin, with protein MAATALVQARIDPELRDRAAHVLGKMGMTLSDAVRILLTRVANEGGLPVGLTTDPQAHDAWFKSKVMEALAEHTPAIPAEDVEAHFARRRTIALQKSKEVSE; from the coding sequence ATGGCTGCCACAGCTTTGGTGCAAGCCCGTATCGACCCTGAACTGCGTGATCGTGCCGCCCACGTGCTGGGAAAAATGGGCATGACGCTATCAGATGCTGTTCGAATTCTGCTTACCCGGGTGGCGAATGAAGGTGGCTTGCCCGTTGGGCTCACCACGGATCCTCAAGCCCACGACGCCTGGTTCAAATCCAAGGTCATGGAAGCCCTGGCCGAGCACACGCCTGCCATTCCAGCCGAAGATGTCGAAGCGCATTTTGCCAGACGCCGAACCATCGCCCTGCAGAAATCAAAAGAGGTAAGCGAGTGA
- a CDS encoding type II toxin-antitoxin system RelE/ParE family toxin, translated as MRLEWTAAAPKDRDRIFDYTEEFNPAAAIQVDQRISDCVARLEQHPLSGRIGRVEGTYEVVIVDTSFIAAYVIRGQVVTVLRILHCARNWPETLSD; from the coding sequence GTGAGGCTTGAATGGACAGCAGCAGCGCCCAAGGATCGAGACCGAATTTTTGATTACACCGAAGAGTTCAATCCAGCCGCGGCTATCCAGGTGGATCAACGTATAAGCGATTGCGTAGCCCGCCTGGAACAGCACCCGCTCAGCGGTCGTATCGGTAGGGTCGAAGGCACGTACGAAGTGGTTATTGTCGACACCTCTTTCATAGCCGCCTATGTCATTCGAGGGCAAGTCGTGACTGTCTTGCGGATATTGCACTGTGCCCGCAACTGGCCGGAAACATTGTCCGACTAG
- the rmuC gene encoding DNA recombination protein RmuC — MLDERLSNAQLAQDGLSAQLDACRDEVSDLSQANSAKQAELAGLRREVELLQNERDNARDAAHAWSIERSTRETELRRLDAQCAGLSAELREQQDSHQQRLNDLQGSRDELRAQFAELAGKIFDEREQRFAENSQQRLGQLLDPLKERIQSFEKRVEESYQNEARERFSLSKELERLQQLNQRLSTEATNLTQALKGQKTQGNWGELILERVLEHAGLEKGREYQTQVSLKGPDGERFQPDVLIMLPGDKQVVVDSKVSLTAYQQYIAAEDGAIAQAALKQHVLSLRNHVKGLSGKDYSRLDGLHSLDFVLLFVPIEAAFSAALQAEPNLFQEAFDRQIVIVSPTTLLATLRVIDSLWKQERQSQNAREIAERAGWLYDKFVLFIQDLDEVGNRLQQLDKAYGAARNKLTEGRGNLVSRSEQLKLLGARASKSLPPDLLERAMTEARQDAGAEADADGVSVPAQVPVE, encoded by the coding sequence TTGCTCGACGAGCGCCTGAGCAACGCGCAGTTGGCTCAGGACGGCCTGAGCGCGCAGCTCGATGCCTGCCGCGACGAGGTCAGCGACCTGAGCCAGGCCAACTCGGCCAAGCAGGCCGAACTGGCCGGTCTGCGCCGCGAGGTCGAGCTGCTGCAGAACGAGCGCGACAATGCCCGCGATGCCGCCCACGCCTGGAGCATCGAACGCAGCACCCGTGAAACTGAATTGCGCCGTCTGGATGCGCAATGCGCCGGCCTGTCGGCTGAACTGCGCGAACAGCAGGACAGCCACCAGCAGCGCTTGAACGACCTGCAGGGTTCACGGGACGAACTGCGCGCGCAGTTCGCCGAGCTGGCCGGCAAGATCTTCGACGAGCGCGAACAGCGCTTCGCCGAAAACAGCCAGCAACGCCTGGGGCAACTGCTCGATCCGCTCAAGGAGCGCATCCAGTCGTTCGAAAAACGTGTGGAAGAGAGCTACCAGAACGAGGCCCGCGAGCGCTTCTCGCTGAGCAAGGAGCTGGAGCGTCTGCAACAGCTGAACCAGCGCCTGAGCACCGAAGCGACCAACCTGACCCAGGCCCTCAAGGGCCAGAAGACCCAGGGTAACTGGGGCGAGCTGATCCTGGAGCGGGTGCTGGAGCATGCCGGGCTGGAAAAGGGTCGCGAGTACCAGACCCAGGTCAGCCTCAAGGGACCGGACGGCGAGCGTTTCCAGCCGGACGTGTTGATCATGCTGCCCGGCGACAAACAGGTGGTGGTCGATTCCAAGGTCAGCCTCACCGCCTACCAGCAGTACATCGCCGCCGAAGACGGTGCCATCGCCCAGGCCGCGCTCAAGCAGCACGTGCTGTCGTTGCGCAATCACGTCAAGGGCCTGTCCGGCAAGGACTACAGTCGGCTGGACGGGCTGCACAGCCTGGATTTCGTCCTGCTCTTCGTGCCCATCGAAGCGGCCTTCTCCGCTGCGCTGCAGGCCGAGCCCAACCTGTTCCAGGAAGCCTTCGACCGGCAGATCGTCATCGTCAGCCCCACCACCTTGCTGGCAACGCTGCGGGTCATCGACAGCCTCTGGAAGCAGGAACGGCAAAGCCAGAATGCCCGCGAAATCGCCGAGCGCGCCGGGTGGCTGTACGACAAGTTCGTCTTGTTCATCCAGGACCTCGACGAGGTCGGCAACCGCCTGCAGCAGCTGGACAAGGCCTACGGCGCGGCGCGCAACAAGCTCACCGAAGGGCGCGGCAACCTGGTCAGCCGCAGCGAGCAGCTCAAGTTGCTTGGCGCCCGTGCCAGCAAGAGCCTGCCGCCCGACCTGCTCGAACGCGCCATGACCGAAGCGCGTCAGGACGCCGGCGCCGAGGCCGATGCCGACGGCGTGTCAGTGCCGGCCCAGGTACCGGTTGAGTAG
- a CDS encoding hybrid sensor histidine kinase/response regulator, which produces MSLSSGLIATVALAYMAVMFAIAFYGDRRSAPLPPRVRAWVYSLSLAVYCTSWTFFGAVGQAAEQLWAFLPIYLGPVLLMLLAPWVQQKMVMISKQENITSIADFIAARYGKSQSLAVVVALICLIGVLPYIALQLKGIVLGVNLLIGAGADATGTRVQDTAMVVTLVLALFTILFGTRTLDVTEHHRGMVLAIAFEALVKLFAFLAVGIFVTYGLYDGFDDLLDQAMLAPRLEAYWKETINWPSMVVQTGVAMMAILCLPRQFHVTVVENTDPQDLRLARWVFPAYLILAGLFVVPIALAGQMLLPSSVIPDSFVISLPLAEAHPALALLAFIGGASAATGMVIVASVALSTMVSNDMLLPWLLRRQSAERPFEVFRQWMLSVRRLSIVVILLLAYVSYRLLGSTASLATIGQIAFAAVTQLTPAMLGALYWKQANRRGVFAGLAVGIFLWFYTLVLPVAAHSLNLPLNLFPGLAWIHGNPFGLPITPLTQGVVLSLAGNFILFAWVSVLSRTRVSEHWQAGRFIGQEINAGPHGRSLLAVQINDLLNLAARFVGEERARQSFLRYAYRQGKGFNPNQNADGQWIAHTERLLAGVLGSSSTRAVVKAAIEGRDMQLEDVVRIADEASEVLQFNRALLQGAIENITQGISVIDQSLRLVAWNHRYLELFNYPDGLISVGRPIADIIRYNAERGLCGPGEAQVHVARRLHWMRQGRAHTSERLFPNGRVIELIGNPMPGGGFVMSFTDITAYREAAQALKDANEGLEQRVAERTHELSQLNQALTEAKGHAESANQSKTRFLAAVSHDLMQPLNAARLFSAALSHQPGLSTEASQLVQHMDHSLRSAEDLISDLLDISRLENGKISPDRKGFALSELFDGLGPEFKAQAREQELDFRVRGSRLRVDSDIKLLRRVLQNFLTNAFRYGRGPILLGVRRKPGALSLEVWDRGPGIARDKLETIFEEFKRLDSHQTRAEKGLGLGLAIADGLCRVLGHPLQVRSWPGHGSVFSVTVPLAGVDTQNALPAPAPVSQPLGGARVLCVDNEDSILLGMHSLLSRWGCEVWTARNRQECAALLAQGKRPQLALVDYHLDEGETGTHLMAWLRTALAEPVPGVVISADVRPETVAQVHAAGLDYLAKPVKPAALRALLNRYLGRH; this is translated from the coding sequence ATGTCGTTGTCCAGCGGATTGATCGCCACCGTTGCCCTGGCCTACATGGCCGTGATGTTCGCCATCGCCTTCTATGGCGACCGCCGCAGCGCGCCGCTGCCACCGCGGGTGCGCGCCTGGGTCTACAGCCTGTCGCTGGCGGTGTACTGCACCAGCTGGACGTTCTTCGGCGCGGTGGGCCAGGCGGCCGAACAGCTCTGGGCGTTCCTGCCGATCTACCTGGGGCCGGTACTGCTGATGCTGCTGGCGCCCTGGGTGCAGCAGAAGATGGTGATGATCAGCAAGCAGGAAAACATCACCTCCATTGCCGACTTCATCGCGGCGCGCTACGGCAAGTCGCAGAGCCTGGCGGTGGTCGTGGCGCTGATCTGCCTGATCGGCGTGCTGCCCTACATCGCCTTGCAGCTCAAGGGCATCGTGCTGGGCGTGAATCTGCTGATCGGTGCCGGGGCCGACGCCACCGGCACCCGCGTGCAGGACACCGCCATGGTGGTGACCCTGGTGCTGGCGCTGTTCACCATTCTCTTCGGCACGCGCACGCTGGACGTCACCGAGCACCATCGAGGCATGGTCCTGGCGATCGCCTTCGAAGCGCTGGTCAAGCTGTTCGCGTTCCTGGCCGTGGGCATCTTCGTCACCTACGGTCTGTACGACGGTTTCGATGATCTGCTCGATCAAGCCATGCTGGCGCCACGCCTGGAAGCGTACTGGAAGGAAACCATCAACTGGCCCTCGATGGTGGTGCAGACCGGCGTGGCCATGATGGCCATCCTGTGCCTGCCACGGCAGTTCCACGTCACCGTGGTGGAGAACACCGACCCGCAGGACCTGCGCCTGGCGCGCTGGGTGTTTCCCGCCTATCTGATCCTGGCCGGACTGTTCGTGGTGCCGATCGCGCTGGCCGGGCAGATGTTGCTGCCCAGCTCGGTGATTCCGGATTCGTTCGTCATCAGCCTGCCCCTGGCCGAAGCCCACCCGGCCCTGGCCTTGCTGGCGTTCATCGGGGGCGCATCGGCGGCCACCGGCATGGTCATCGTCGCCAGCGTGGCGCTGTCGACCATGGTCTCCAACGACATGCTGCTGCCATGGCTGTTGCGTCGGCAGAGTGCGGAGCGGCCTTTCGAAGTGTTTCGCCAGTGGATGCTCAGCGTACGCCGGCTGAGCATCGTGGTGATCCTCTTGCTGGCTTACGTCAGCTATCGCCTGCTCGGCTCCACCGCCAGCCTGGCCACCATCGGCCAGATTGCCTTCGCCGCCGTGACCCAACTGACGCCGGCGATGCTCGGTGCGCTGTACTGGAAGCAGGCCAATCGGCGCGGGGTTTTCGCCGGGCTGGCGGTGGGTATCTTCCTCTGGTTCTACACCCTGGTGCTGCCGGTCGCGGCGCACAGCCTGAACCTGCCGCTGAACCTCTTTCCCGGCCTGGCCTGGATCCACGGCAACCCCTTCGGTTTGCCGATCACCCCGTTGACCCAAGGTGTGGTGTTGTCGCTGGCCGGTAACTTCATCCTCTTCGCCTGGGTTTCGGTGCTGTCGCGCACCCGTGTCAGCGAGCACTGGCAGGCCGGGCGTTTCATCGGTCAGGAGATCAACGCCGGACCCCATGGACGCTCGCTGCTCGCGGTGCAGATCAACGACCTGCTCAACCTGGCCGCGCGCTTCGTGGGTGAAGAGCGCGCTCGGCAGAGCTTTCTTCGCTACGCCTACCGCCAGGGCAAGGGCTTCAACCCCAATCAGAATGCCGACGGCCAGTGGATCGCCCACACCGAACGGCTGCTGGCGGGCGTACTGGGCAGTTCGTCGACCCGCGCGGTGGTGAAGGCGGCCATCGAAGGTCGTGACATGCAACTCGAAGACGTGGTGCGCATTGCCGACGAAGCCAGCGAGGTGCTGCAATTCAACCGCGCGCTGCTGCAGGGCGCGATCGAAAACATCACCCAAGGCATCAGCGTGATCGACCAGTCGCTGCGCCTGGTGGCGTGGAACCACCGCTATCTGGAGCTGTTCAATTACCCGGACGGCTTGATCAGCGTGGGTCGGCCGATTGCCGACATCATCCGCTACAACGCCGAGCGCGGCCTGTGCGGACCCGGTGAAGCGCAGGTGCATGTTGCCCGGCGCCTGCACTGGATGCGCCAGGGTCGCGCGCACACTTCCGAGCGGCTGTTTCCCAACGGTCGGGTCATCGAGTTGATCGGCAACCCGATGCCGGGCGGGGGCTTCGTCATGAGCTTCACCGACATCACTGCCTACCGCGAGGCCGCGCAGGCGCTCAAGGATGCCAACGAAGGACTGGAACAGCGGGTCGCCGAGCGCACCCATGAACTGTCGCAATTGAACCAGGCGCTGACCGAAGCCAAGGGTCATGCCGAATCGGCGAACCAGTCCAAGACCCGTTTCCTGGCCGCGGTCAGTCATGACCTGATGCAGCCGCTCAATGCCGCACGGCTGTTCTCCGCCGCGCTGTCGCACCAGCCCGGTTTATCGACCGAGGCCAGCCAACTGGTGCAGCACATGGACCATTCACTGCGCTCGGCCGAAGACCTGATCAGCGATCTGCTGGACATTTCCCGCCTGGAGAACGGCAAGATCAGCCCGGATCGCAAGGGCTTCGCCCTCAGCGAACTGTTCGATGGGCTGGGGCCGGAATTCAAGGCGCAGGCCCGCGAACAGGAGCTGGATTTCCGCGTGCGCGGCAGCCGCTTGCGGGTGGACAGCGATATCAAGCTGTTGCGCCGCGTGCTGCAGAATTTCCTCACCAACGCGTTCCGCTACGGCCGCGGGCCGATCCTGCTGGGGGTGCGGCGCAAGCCCGGCGCCTTGAGCCTCGAGGTGTGGGACCGCGGCCCGGGTATCGCCCGCGACAAGCTGGAAACGATCTTCGAGGAATTCAAGCGCCTGGACAGCCACCAGACCCGAGCCGAAAAGGGCCTGGGCCTGGGCCTGGCGATTGCCGACGGGCTGTGCCGGGTGCTCGGCCATCCGCTGCAGGTGCGCTCCTGGCCGGGTCATGGCAGCGTGTTCAGCGTGACGGTCCCGCTGGCCGGCGTCGACACCCAGAACGCCCTGCCCGCTCCGGCGCCCGTGAGCCAGCCGCTGGGCGGGGCGCGAGTGCTGTGCGTCGACAACGAAGACAGCATCCTGCTGGGCATGCACAGCCTGCTCAGCCGCTGGGGGTGCGAGGTGTGGACCGCGCGCAACCGCCAGGAGTGTGCGGCGCTGCTGGCCCAAGGCAAGCGTCCGCAACTGGCCTTGGTCGACTACCACCTGGACGAAGGCGAGACCGGGACGCACCTGATGGCCTGGCTGCGCACTGCGTTGGCCGAGCCGGTGCCGGGCGTGGTGATCAGCGCCGACGTGCGCCCCGAAACCGTCGCTCAGGTGCATGCCGCAGGCTTGGACTATCTGGCCAAGCCGGTCAAACCGGCGGCCTTGCGGGCGCTACTCAACCGGTACCTGGGCCGGCACTGA